One part of the Parambassis ranga chromosome 8, fParRan2.1, whole genome shotgun sequence genome encodes these proteins:
- the LOC114440161 gene encoding prostaglandin E2 receptor EP1 subtype-like, whose translation MLAMQRCNSSGIIGSFALSNHTIMVQTPEVEPLVARNATRPPSNPTAAGLTMTLGILFNVVALIILAKAYHRFRRRSKATFLLFASSLLATDLAGHVIPGALVLRRYSASTGSTAEAASSVRGDPSNPDMSCLFLGGCMVFFGLCPLFLGCAMAAERCLGVTKPLLHTRLVTTARSKMVITLIWLLALCVALLPFFNLGAYTYQHPGTWCFIRVMEGTKATDLAFVILFSGLALSSLAVAFVCNTISGITLVRARLKRSCSQRSSARSHDTEMVVQLVGIMVTSCICWSPLLIFGLISATCSYSNTHFNDRDTYRGLMMTGVRMATCNQILDPWVYILLRRAILRKIYRITKRQASFKRSMFRSVRWEVSSFQNSEKNNCK comes from the exons ATGCTGGCAATGCAGCGCTGCAACTCCTCGGGCATCATTGGCTCCTTTGCCCTCTCTAACCACACCATCATGGTGCAGACGCCTGAAGTGGAGCCATTAGTGGCACGCAATGCCACCCGTCCGCCGAGCAACCCCACAGCTGCTGGCCTCACCATGACTCTGGGCATCCTCTTCAACGTGGTAGCCCTCATCATTCTCGCCAAAGCCTACCACCGCTTCCGCCGACGGTCGAAGGCCACGTTCCTGCTCTTTGCCAGCTCCCTGTTGGCCACAGACCTTGCAGGACATGTTATCCCCGGAGCTCTGGTACTGAGGAGATATTCTGCAAGCACAGGGTCCACAGCTGAAGCTGCCTCCAGCGTACGTGGTGATCCTTCCAATCCAGACATGTCTTGTCTGTTTCTGGGAGGttgtatggtgttcttcggccTTTGCCCGCTCTTTCTGGGCTGTGCTATGGCTGCAGAACGCTGCCTGGGCGTCACCAAGCCTTTGCTGCACACTCGCCTTGTGACCACAGCACGGTCAAAGATGGTGATCACGTTGATCTGGCTCCTGGCTTTATGTGTGGCCCTTCTACCCTTCTTCAACCTGGGTGCTTACACTTACCAACACCCTGGGACGTGGTGCTTTATCAGGGTGATGGAGGGCACTAAAGCCACAGACCTGGCCTTTGTGATACTGTTCTCTGGACTGGCCTTGAGCTCCCTGGCTGTGGCCTTTGTGTGCAACACCATCAGTGGGATCACATTAGTGAGGGCCCGGCTAAAGAGGTCCTGCTCCCAGCGGTCCTCCGCCAGGTCTCACGACACTGAGATGgtggttcagctggttggcatCATGGTCACATCCTGCATCTGTTGgagccctctgctg atttttgGACTGATATCCGCCACTTGCTCTTACAGTAACACTCATTTCAATGACAGAGACACTTACAGAGGGCTGATGATGACGGGTGTCAGAATGGCAACCTGTAATCAGATCCTGGACCCGTGGGTTTACATCCTGCTGCGACGTGCCATCCTCAGAAAAATCTACCGCATCACTAAAAGGCAGGCCAGCTTTAAGAGAAGCATGTTCCGCTCAGTCCGCTGGGAAGTCAGCTCCTTTCAGAACTCGGAGAAAAACAACTGCAAGTGA